The genomic DNA GATGGGTGGTTGTTCCTTgattggtgatgatgatgatgaatgatcTTGTGGTGATTTTGATCTTCTTCGACCAAAGATACTATTGGAAAAGAGTGACATTTTCTTTACGGTGAATTGGATGTGTTGATAGTTGATAGTGCTTGTGTACAATGTGAGGAAGAGCACTTATTTAAAGGGAAAAAATAGGATTAATGTAATTTTGCTAGCAAATTTTGATGGTTATTATTTAGAGCATCGTGAGATAGGACAATTCCATAGAGAGAATCCACTTTAATTTCCACTAAGTGGAACAATCACAAATCAATTGATTCTAAATGTCAGTTTTGTACATATCTAATTAAATTGCTTttacttaaaaatgaaaaataattcGTACTAACTTGAACATGATAAAATCATGTTTTAAGTGAATCTAAATATTTACTAAAGTGTGGGTACCGATTAAAGTTGCATGTTTCTTCTTTAAATATCACGGGTTTTAACCATTTAGTAATATTTTCATACGCCACATGAAGATTCTACGTGAAGCTGTGTATGTGCTGGAattgttatcagaatatgatgAAGCTGGTTCGTGTAGGAAACTTGAGACTAATAAAGCATAAATGCCGCTTGCCACTTTGATTATTATATCAATTTGTTAAAGTGAAAAATAGGGTTTGCTAGGTTCTCATATTGCGACAATTATTTCATAAATATTTAAATTTCTTGATTTACtgttttttattttttgtatAAACAAATTATTGTATTAATATTGATTACTAAGAGTACTTAATTCAAATACAATAGTagagaaaaaatcaaaaatcaattATCCTCGAAAAGTTAAATAAGATCGAATGGGATCAAGATGTCAAACTTTCACATCAAACCTAAAGGTCCAATCGATTTTCTATAATCCAACCCTCCTAAATGACTCTTGACTACAATTGGTTACTTCCTTATGGCCCCCCTTAAAGAGAGTCTCGTTCCTAGCTAACCAAATAGCCCAAGCTACTCTCAACCAAGTGGGAGTCTCCTTTTTTTTTATGATCTTCCCGATCAAGCAATTATAAAAACTAGCAAGTGGGACAACAAATCTACCTAAGAAGGCAATTGGCATCAATCAATCCAATTCAACATAATGACCCAAACACTAACAACTACATGGCAAAACAAGAAAAATGGTCAAGAGATTTCGCTTGGCCGGGGCAAAGGGGTCAAACGAGGTTATGAAAACCAAAAAGACCCCACTTTTAGCCAATTCATCTCTTTTAAGCAGCGCCCCGaagaaaattttattttgaacgtttgaaccttcccagccgttattaccgtttttcttgaaaggtatgacttttcgttttcagttttcgttctcctataaaaggggaaatctggcctcggtttagggttacacacaaaaccattctacgttccagaatctttcttttgccagaaacattctttcttcttcaagattatccccacaaagatttcgtgaacccaggcataaatagggtcgaaatactttgttcggaaagtgaacgaacacgattcttcgaagattatccaggattatcaattaattatctAACATTTTTTTAGTTATTTTGATATAGAAGAAGACAACTTAgtaaatttttatttatatagTTAACCGTGTCTCTTCTAGAATGATACATATCAAGCGTCTAGCTTCAATTTATAAGATAATAGGTGTTAAGATATTTTCTAACTAATGAACACTTTTATAGTTTAAAGAGACATAATCTCTTTAAACAAATTATTTCTCAAATAGAGAATCTCACTACACTTAGACACGGTGGTAATTAAGTTCTCAAACATGAGAAACTTGAACATTCCTAACACGTTTGTTGACAACTCTATTCTTAGAACATTAGTGAGCACATCATTATCCATATAAGCCTTAACATGATCAACCTTAGAGTTTTCAGGCAAAGTAAGACGCTGAACAAATGACCACTAGCAACCTCAATACGGTGCCATCCACCACTTTGTTCTTCCATTTCGACACTCTTCTCACAAATGATACATAGCATTCTGTCATCATCAACTTCAACTCTCACGTCGCTTCGTTTCATCCCCGGAAGATGTGCTTTGAAAACATGAGCTTCAGGGTTTCTTTCCACTCTATGTCAATGGTGTCGACAATTGGTGATGGCTCGTGGAAATTTGGTGGTAGTGTTATATGGGGTGTGTGGGTTTGAGAAACTTCATAACCATGGTTTTGGTGTGATGGGTGGTTTGTTCCTTgattggtgatgatgatgatgatgatctTGTGGTGATTTTGATCTTCTTCGACCAAAGATACTATTGGAAAGAGTGACATTTTCTTTACGGTGAATTGGATGTGTTGATAGTTGATAGTGCTTGTGTACAATGTGAAGGAAGAAGCACTTATTTAAAGGGAAAAAATAGGATTAATGTAATTTTGCTAGCAAATTTTGGATGGTTATTATTTAGAGCATCGTGAGATAGGACAATTCCATAGAGAGAATCCACTTTAATTTCCACTAAGTGGAACAATCACAAATCAATTGATTCTAAATGTCAGTTTTGTACATATCTAATTAAATTGCTTttacttaaaaatgaaaaataattcGTACTAACTTGAACATGATAAAATCATGTTTTAAGTGAATCTAAATATTTACTAAAGTGTGGGTACCGATTAAAGTTGCATGTTTCTTCTTTAAATATCACGGGTTTTAACCATTTAGTAATATTTTCATACGCCACATGAAGATTCTACGTGAAGCTGTGTATGTGCTGGAattgttatcagaatatgatgAAGCTGGTTCGTGTAGGAAACTTGAGACTAATAAAGCATAAATGCCGCTTGCCACTTTGATTATTATATCAATTTGTTAAAAGTGAAAATAATAGGTTTGCTAGGTTCTCATATTGCGACAATTATTTCATAAATATTTAAATTTCTTGATTTactgttttttaattttttgtatAAACAATTATTGTATTAATATTGATTACTAAGAGTACTTAATTCAAATACAATAGTagagaaaaaatcaaaaatcaattATCCTCGAAAAGTTAAATAAGATCGAATGGGATCAAGATGTCAAACTTTCACATCAAAACCTAAAGGTCCAATCGATTTTCTATAATCCAACCCTCCTAAATTCTTGACTAACAATTGGTTACTACTTCTTATGGCCCCCCTTAAAGAGAGTCTCGTTCCTAGCTAACCAAATAGCCCAAGCTACTCTCAACCAAGTGGGAGTCTCCTTTTTTTTTATGATCTTCCCGATCAAGCAATTATAAAAAACTAGCAAGTGGGACAACAAATCTACCTAAGAAGGCAATTGGCATCAATCAATCCAATTCAACATAATGACCCAAACACTAACAACTACATGGCAAAACAAGAACAAATGGTCAAGAGATTTCGCTTGGCCGGGGCAAAGGGGTCAAACGAGGTTATGAAAACCAGAAAAGACCCCACTTTTAGCCAATTCATCTCTTTTAGGCAGCGCCCCGaagaaaattttattttgaacgtttgaaccttcccagccgttattaccgtttttcttgaaaaggtatgacttttcgttttcagttttcgttctcctataaaaggggaaatctggcctcggtttagggttacacacaaaaccattctacgttccagaatctttcttttgccagaaacattctttcttcaagaattatccccacaaagatttcgtgaacccaggcataaatagggtcgaaatactttgttcggaaagtgaacgaacacgattcttcgaagattatccaggattatcaattaattatctAACATTTTTTTTTAGTTATTTTGATATAGAAGAAGACAACTTAgtaaatttttatttatatagTTAACCGTGTCTCTTCTAGAATGATACATATCAAGCGTCTAGCTTCAATTTATAAGATAATAGGTGTTAAGATATTTTCTAACTAATGAACACTTTTATAGTTTAAAGAGACATAATCTCTTTAAACAAATTATTTCTCAAATAGAGAATCTCACTACACTTAGACACGGTGGTAATTAAGTTCTCAAACATGAGAAACTTGAACATTCCTAACACGTTTGTTGACAACTCTATTCTTAGGAACATTAATAGTGAGCACATCATTATCCATATAAGCCTTAACATGATCAACCTTAGAGTTTTCAGGCAAAGTAAGACGCTGAACAAAATGACCACTAGCAACCTCAATACGGTGCCATCCACCACTTTGTTCTTCCATTTCGACACTCTTCTCACAAATGATACATAGCATTCTGTCATCATCAACTTCAACTCTCACGTCGCTTCGTTTCATCCCCGGAAGATGTGCTTTGAAAACATGAGCTTCAGGGTTTCTTTCCACTCTATGTCAATGGTGTCGACAATTGGTGATGGCTCGTGGAAATTTGGTGGTAGTGTTATATGGGGTGTGTGGGTTTGAGAAACTTCATAACCATGGGTTTGGTGTGATGGGTGGTTGTTCCTTGATTGGTGATGATGATGGATGATCTTGTGGTGATTTTGATCTTCTTCGACCAAAGATACTATTGGAAAAGAGTGACATTTTCTTTACGGTGAATTGGATGTGTTGATAGTTGATAGTGCTTGTGTACAATGTGAAGGAAGAAGCACTTATTTAAAGGGAAAAAATAGGATTAATGTAATTTTGCTAGCAAATTTTGGATGGTTATTATTTAGAGCATCGTGAGATAGGACAATTCCATAGAGAGAATCCACTTTAATTTCCACTAAGTGGAACAATCACAAATCAATTGATTCTAAATGTCAGTTTTGTACATATCTAATTAAATTGCTTTTactaaaaatgaaaaataattcGTACTAACTTGAACATGATAAAATCATGTTTTAAGTGAATCTAAATATTTACTAAAGTGTGGGTACCGATTAAAGTTGCATGTTTCTTCTTTAAATATCACGGGTTTTAACCATTTAGTAATATTTTCATACGCCACATGAAGATTCTACGTGAAGCTGTGTATGTGCTGGAattgttatcagaatatgatgAAGCTGGTTCGTGTAGGAAACTTGAGACTAATAAAGCATAAATGCCGCTTGCCACTTTGATTATTATATCAATTTGTTAAAAGTGAAAATAATAGGGTTTGCTAGGTTCTCATATTGCGACAATTATTTCATAAATATTTAAATTTCTTGATTTactgttttttaattttttgtatAAACAATTATTGTATTAATATTGATTACTAAGAGTACTTAATTCAAATACAATAGTagagaaaaaaatcaaaaatcaattATCCTCGAAAAGTTAAATAAGATCGAATGGGATCAAGATGTCAAACTTTCACATCAAAACCTAAAGGTCCAATCGATTTTCTATAATCCAACCCTCCTAAATTCTTGACTAACAATTGGTTACTTCCTTATGGCCCCCCTTAAAGAGAGTCTCGTTCCTAGCTAACCAAATAGCCCAAGCTACTCTCAACCAAGTGGGAGTCTCCTTTTTTTTTATGATCTTCCCGATCAAGCAATTATAAAAAACTAGCAAGTGGGACAACAAATCTACCTAAGAAGGCAATTGGCATCAATCAATCCAATTCAACATAATGACCCAAACACTAACAACTACATGGCAAAACAAGAACAAATGGTCAAGAGATTTCGCTTGGCCGGGGCAAAGGGTCAAACGAGGTTATGAAAACCAGAAAAGACCCCACTTTTAGCCAATTCATCTCTTTTAGGCAGCGCCCCGaagaaaattttattttgaacgtttgaaccttcccagccgttattaccgtttttcttgaaaaggtatgacttttcgttttcagttttcgttctcctataaaaggggaaatctggcctcggtttagggttacacacaaaaaccattctacgttccagaatctttcttttgccagaaacattctttcttcaagaattatccccacaaagatttcgtgaacccaggcataaatagggtcgaaatactttgttcggaaagtgaacgaacacgattcttcgaagattatccaggattatcaattaattatctAACATTTTTTTTAGTTATTTTGATATAGAAGAAGACAACTTAgtaaatttttatttatatagTTAACCGTGTCTCTTCTAGAATGATACATATCAAGCGTCTAGCTTCAATTTATAAGATAATAGGTGTTAAGATATTTTCTAACTAATGAACACTTTTATAGTTTAAAGAGACATAATCTCTTTAACAAATTATTTCTCAAATAGAGAATCTCACTACACTTAGACACGGTGGTAATTAAGTTCTCAAACATGAGAAACTTGAACATTCCTAACACGTTTGTTGACAACTCTATTCTTAGGAACATTAATAGTGAGCACATCATTATCCATATAAGCCTTAACATGATCAACCTTAGAGTTTTCAGGCAAAGTAAGACGCTGAACAAAATGACCACTAGCAACCTCAATACGGTGCCATCCACCACTTTGTTCTTCCATTTCGACACTCTTCTCACAAATGATACATAGCATTCTGTCATCATCAACTTCAACTCTCACGTCGCTTCGTTTCATCCCCGAAGATGTGCTTTGAAAACATGAGCTTCAGGGGTTTCTTTCCACTCTATGTCAATGGTGTCGACAATTGGTGATGGCTCGTGGAAATTTGGTGGTAGTGTTATATGGGGTGTGTGGGTTTGAGAAACTTCATAACCATGGGTTTGGTGTGATGGGTGGTTGTTCCTTgattggtgatgatgatgatgatgatctTGTGGTGATTTTGATCTTCTTCGACCAAAGATACTATTGGAAAAGAGTGACATTTTCTTTACGGTGAATTGGATGTGTTGATAGTTGATAGTGCTTGTGTACAATGTGAAGGAAGAAGCACTTATTTAAAGGGAAAAAAATAGGATTAATGTAATTTTGCTAGCAAATTTTGGATGGTTATTATTTAGAGCATCGTGAGATAGGACAATTCCATAGAGAGAATCCACTTTAATTTCCACTAAGTGGAACAATCACAAATCAATTGATTCTAAATGTCAGTTTTGTACATATCTAATTAAATTGCTTttacttaaaaatgaaaaataattcGTACTAACTTGAACATGATAAAATCATGTTTTAAGTGAATCTAAATATTTACTAAAGTGTGGGTACCGATTAAAGTTGCATGTTTCTTCTTTAAATATCACGGGTTTTAACCATTTAGTAATATTTTCATACGCCACATGAAGATTCTACGTGAAGCTGTGTATGTGCTGGAattgttatcagaatatgatgAAGCTGGTTCGTGTAGGAAACTTGAGACTAATAAAGCATAAATGCCGCTTGCCACTTTGATTATTATATCAATTTGTTAAAAGTGAAAATAATAGGGTTTGCTAGGTTCTCATATTGCGACAATTATTTCATAAATATTTAAATTTCTTGATTTactgttttttaattttttgtatAAACAAATTATTGTATTAATATTGATTACTAAGAGTACTTAATTCAAATACAATAGTagagaaaaaaatcaaaaatcaattATCCTCGAAAAGTTAAATAAGATCGAATGGGATCAAGATGTCAAACTTTCACATCAAAACCTAAAGGTCCAATCGATTTTCTATAATCCAACCCTCCTAAATTCTTGACTAACAATTGGTTACTTCCTTATGGCCCCCCTTAAAGAGAGTCTCGTTCCTAGCTAACCAAATAGCCCAAGCTACTCTCAACCAAGTGGGAGTCTCCTTTTTTTTTATGATCTTCCCGATCAAGCAATTATAAAAACTAGCAAGTGGACACAAAATCTACCTAAGAAGGCAATTGGCATCAATCAATCCAATTCAACATAATGACCCAAACACTAACAACTACATGGCAAAACAAGAACAAATGGTCAAGAGATTTCGCTTGGCCGGGCAAAGGGGTCAAACGAGGTTATGAAAACCAGAAAAGACCCCACTTTTAGCCAATTCATCTCTTTTAGGCAGCGCCCCGaagaaaattttattttgaacgtttgaaccttcccagccgttattaccgtttttcttgaaaaggtatgacttttcgttttcagttttcgttctcctataaaaagggggaaatctggcctcggtttagggttacacacaaaaaccattctacgttccagaatctttcttttgccagaaacattctttcttcaagaattccccacaaagatttcgtgaacccaggcataaatagggtcgaaatactttgttcggaaagtgaacgaacacgattcttcgaagattatccaggattatcaattaattatctAACATTTTTTTTAGTTATTTTGATATAGAAGAAGACAACTTAgtaaatttttatttatatagTTAACCGTGTCTCTTCTAGAATGATACATATCAAGCGTCTAGCTTCAATTTATAAGATAATAGGTGTTAAGATATTTTCTAACTAATGAACACTTTTATAGTTTAAAGAGACATAATCTCTTTAAACAAATTATTTCTCAAATAGAGAATCTCACTACACTTAGACACGGTGGTAATTAAGTTCTCAAACATGAGAAACTTGAACATTCCTAACACGTTTTTGACAACTCTATTCTTAGGAACATTAATAGTGAGCACATCATTATCCATATAAGCCTTAACATGATCAACCTTAGAGTTTTCAGGCAAAGTAAGACGCTGAACAAAATGACCACTAGCAACCTCAATACGGTGCCATCCACCACTTTGTTCTTCCATTTCGACACTCTTCTCACAAATGATACATAGCATTCTGTCATCATCAACTTCAACTCTCACGTCGCTTCGTTTCATCCCCGAAGATGTGCTTTGAAAACATGAGCTTCAGGGGTTTCTTTCCACTCTATGTCAATGGTGTCGACAATTGGTGATGGCTCGTGGAAATTTGGTGGTAGTGTTATATGGGGTGTGTGGGTTTGAGAAACTTCATAACCATGGGTTTGGTGTGATGGGTGGTTGTTCCTTgattggtgatgatgatgatgatctTGTGGTGATTTTGATCTTCTTCGACCAAAGATACTATTGGAAAAGAGTGACATTTTCTTTACGGTGAATTGGATGTGTTGATAGTTGATAGTGCTTGTGTACAATGTGAAGGAAGAAGCACTTATTTAAAGGGAAAAAATAGGATTAATGTAATTTTGCTAGCAAATTTTGGATGGTTATTATTTAGAGCATCGTGAGATAGGACAATTCCATAGAGAGAATCCACTTTAATTTCCACTAAGTGGAACAATCACAAATCAATTGATTCTAAATGTCAGTTTTGTACATATCTAATTAAATTGCTTttacttaaaaatgaaaaataattcGTACTAACTTGAACATGATAAAATCATGTTTTAAGTGAATCTAAATATTTACTAAAGTGTGGGTACCGATTAAAGTTGCATGTTTCTTCTTTAAATATCACGGGTTTTAACCATTTAGTAATATTTTCATACGCCACATGAAGATTCTACGTGAAGCTGTGTATGTGCTGGAattgttatcagaatatgatgAAGCTGGTTCGTGTAGGAAACTTGAGACTAATAAAGCATAAATGCCGCTTGCCACTTTGATTATTATATCAATTTGTTAAAAGTGAAAATAATAGGGTTTGCTAGGTTCTCATATTGCGACAATTATTTCATAAATATTTAAATTTCTTGATTTactgttttttaattttttgtatAAACAAATTATTGTATTAATATTGATTACTAAGAGTACTTAATTCAAATACAATAGTagagaaaaaaatcaaaaatcaattATCCTCGAAAAGTTAAATAAGATCGAATGGGATCAAGATGTCAAACTTTCACATCAAAACCTAAAGGTCCAATCGATTTTCTATAATCCAACCCTCCTAAATTCTTGACTAACAATTGGTTACTTCCTTATGGCCCCCCTTAAAGAGAGTCTCGTTCCTAGCTAACCAAATAGCCCAAGCTACTCTCAACCAAGTGGGAGTCTCCTTTTTTTTATGATCTTCCCGATCAAGCAATTAAAAACTAGCAAGTGGGACAACAAATCTACCTAAGAAGGCAATTGGCATCAATCAATCCAATTCAACATAATGACCCAAACACTAACAACTACATGGCAAAACAAGAACAAATGGTCAAGAGATTTCGCTTGGCCGGGGCAAAGGGGTCAAACGAGGTTATGAAAACCAGAAAAGACCCCACTTTTAGCCAATTCATCTCTTTTAGGCAGCGCCCCGAAGAAATTTTATTTTGAACGTTTGAACCTTCCCAGCCGTTATTACcgtttttcttgaaaaggtatgacttttcgttttcagttttcgttctcctataaaagggggaaatctggcctcggtttagggttacacacaaaaaccattctacgttccagaatctttcttttgccagaaacattctttcttcaagaattatccccacaaagatttcgtgaacccaggcataaatagggtcgaaatactttgttcggaaagtgaacgaacacgattcttcgaagattatccaggattatcaattaattatctAACATTTTTTTTAGTTATTTTGATATAGAAGAAGACAACTTAgtaaatttttatttatatagTTAACCGTGTCTCTTCTAGAATGATACATATCAAGCGTCTAGCTTCAATTTATAAGATAATAGGTGTTAAGATATTTTCTAACTAATGAACACTTTTATAGTTTAAAGAGACATAATCTCTTTAAACAAATTATTTCTCAAATAGAGAATCTCACTACACTTAGACACGGTGGTAATTAAGTTCTCAAACATGAGAAACTTGAACATTCCTAACACGTTTGTTGACAACTCTATTCTTAGGAACATTAATAGTGAGCACATCATTATCCATATAAGCCTTAACATGATCAACCTTAGAGTTTTCAGGCAAAGTAAGACGCTGAACAAAATGACCACTAGCAACCTCAATACGGTGCCATCCACCACTTTGTTCTTCCATTTCGACACTCTTCTCACAAATGATACATAGCATTCTGTCATCATCAACTTCAACTCTCACGTCGCTTCGTTTCATCCCCGGAAGATGTGCTTTGAAAACATGAGCTTCAGGGGTTTCTTTCCACTCTATGTCAATGGTGTCGACAATTGGTGATGGCTCGTGGAAATTTGGTGGTAGTGTTATATGGGGTGTGTGGGTTTGAGAAACTTCATAACCATGGGTTTGGTGTGATGGGTGGTTGTTCCTTgattggtgatgatgatgatgatgatctTGTGGTGATTTTGATCTTCTTCGACCAAAGATACTATTGGAAAAGAGTGACATTTTCTTTACGGTGAATTGGATGTGTTGATAGTTGATAGTGCTTGTGTACAATGTGAAGGAAGAAGCACTTATTTAAAGGGAAAAAAATAGGATTAATGTAATTTTGCTAGCAAATTTTGGATGGTTATTATTTAGAGCATCGTGAGATAGGACAATTCCATAGAGAGAATCCACTTTAATTTCCACTAAGTGGAACAATCACAAATCAATTGATTCTAAATGTCAGTTTTGTACATATCTAATTAAATTGCTTttacttaaaaatgaaaaataattcGTACTAACTTGAACATGATAAAATCATGTTTTAAGTGAATCTAAATATTTACTAAAGTGTGGGTACCGATTAAAGTTGCATGTTTCTTCTTTAAATATCACGGGTTTTAACCATTTAGTAATATTTTCATACGCCACATGAAGATTCTACGTGAAGCTGTGTATGTGCTGGAattgttatcagaatatgatgAAGCTGGTTCGTGTAGGAAACTTGAGACTAATAAAGCATAAATGCCGCTTGCCACTTTGATTATTATATCAATTTGTTAAAAGTGAAAATAATAGGGTTTGCTAGGTTCTCATATTGCGACAATTATTTCATAAATATTTAAATTTCTTGATTTACtgttttttattttttgtatAAACAAATTATTGTATTAATATTGATTACTAAGAGTACTTAATTCAAATACAATAGTagagaaaaaatcaaaaatcaattATCCTCGAAAAGTTAAATAAGATCGAATGGGATCAAGATGTCAAACTTTCACATCAAAACCTAAAGGTCCAATCGATTTTCTATAATCCAACCCTCCTAAATTCTTGACTAACAATTGGTTACTTCCTTATGGCCCCCCTTAAAGAGAGT from Lathyrus oleraceus cultivar Zhongwan6 unplaced genomic scaffold, CAAS_Psat_ZW6_1.0 chrUn0079, whole genome shotgun sequence includes the following:
- the LOC127112325 gene encoding 18.1 kDa class I heat shock protein-like, with the translated sequence MSLFSNSIFGRRRSKSPQDHHHHHHQSRNNHPSHQTHGYEVSQTHTPHITLPPNFHEPSPIVDTIDIEWKETPEAHVFKAHLPGMKRSDVRVEVDDDRMLCIICEKSVEMEEQSGGWHRIEVASGHFVQRLTLPENSKVDHVKAYMDNDVLTINVPKNRVVNKRVRNVQVSHV